In Lachnospiraceae bacterium, one DNA window encodes the following:
- a CDS encoding glycosyltransferase: MEMENNKSRQETVAAITVTYNRTRTLEKCIDALLNQTRPIDHIIIADNHSCEEEQEKIRKIAAKSHKIKLLFLDENRGGAGGFEAGMREAKKLSPDWYWLMDDDAYPRKDCLETLLDTGKELPDAGGLCPLIYGIDLKHYQLFHHKKLSRFMMKNSPVVRDADQLKAVTEEDANAFVGPLFPGKVVDELGIADGSLFIYGDDSEYTRRVSGKHKLYLIRDAVIDHQDAPVLDANMTPAGWWKEYYCNRNQYFMIREFQENKLVRWFSFGLLTARLMAIIVKSKLKGYHRLRSQLIIKAVKDGLENKRGKVIDPQRYFAYLKEHGLE, from the coding sequence ATGGAGATGGAAAACAATAAAAGCAGACAGGAAACAGTTGCAGCCATAACAGTTACTTACAACCGGACCAGGACACTGGAAAAATGCATAGATGCCCTTTTAAACCAGACCCGTCCGATAGATCATATTATCATTGCTGATAATCACAGCTGTGAAGAAGAACAGGAAAAGATAAGGAAGATCGCAGCAAAAAGCCATAAGATAAAGCTGCTTTTTTTAGATGAGAACAGAGGCGGGGCAGGTGGCTTTGAGGCAGGTATGAGAGAGGCGAAAAAGCTGTCTCCTGACTGGTACTGGCTGATGGATGATGATGCTTATCCAAGAAAAGACTGCCTGGAAACTTTATTGGATACAGGAAAAGAACTTCCTGATGCCGGGGGACTTTGCCCACTTATCTACGGGATCGACCTGAAGCATTATCAGCTGTTCCATCATAAAAAACTGTCCAGGTTCATGATGAAAAACAGCCCGGTGGTGCGGGATGCAGATCAGTTAAAGGCAGTGACAGAAGAAGATGCAAATGCATTTGTAGGTCCGTTATTTCCGGGAAAGGTAGTAGATGAACTGGGAATAGCAGATGGCAGTCTTTTCATTTACGGAGATGATTCCGAATACACCAGGCGTGTTTCAGGAAAACATAAGCTGTACCTGATCCGGGATGCTGTGATCGACCATCAGGATGCACCGGTACTGGATGCCAATATGACACCGGCCGGCTGGTGGAAAGAATACTACTGCAACCGGAACCAGTACTTTATGATCCGGGAATTTCAGGAAAATAAGCTGGTGCGGTGGTTTAGCTTCGGCCTGCTGACAGCGAGACTGATGGCGATCATTGTAAAGAGCAAATTAAAAGGTTATCACAGGCTCCGCAGCCAGCTGATCATCAAAGCTGTAAAAGACGGACTTGAGAATAAAAGAGGAAAAGTGATCGATCCCCAGAGGTATTTCGCATATTTAAAGGAGCATGGTCTGGAGTAG
- a CDS encoding glycosyltransferase, whose translation MKIGAVVVTYNRLDKLKKALESFEKQLYLPAYVIVADNASTDGTAQYLRQWQKEDAGFKKIILTMESNMGGSGGFYAGIKRAMEQEADWIWVSDDDAYLKDDALKQASDYLEEQPDLDKISAICGKVIKNGKMDINHGKYYYKKGIRICEASIPAEMYEKKEFEMGSFTYVGTIMNKKKLLEAGLPNKDYFIYWDDLEHGIRMRKTGKIIGVPGIVAYHDVGEEGSGINWKLYYSYRNMIDTYRKHFSGVCYDYFCLKIRVKIFLNHMTGHKKLELNILEEAFKNARQQKFGLHPVYRPGWKPGE comes from the coding sequence ATGAAGATAGGCGCAGTGGTTGTTACATATAATCGTCTGGATAAGCTGAAAAAGGCTCTGGAAAGCTTTGAAAAACAGCTGTATCTCCCGGCTTATGTGATCGTGGCAGATAATGCCAGCACAGATGGAACTGCGCAGTATCTGCGGCAGTGGCAAAAGGAAGATGCAGGCTTTAAAAAGATCATTCTGACCATGGAAAGCAATATGGGCGGAAGCGGCGGCTTCTATGCCGGTATAAAAAGGGCTATGGAGCAGGAGGCTGACTGGATCTGGGTATCTGATGACGATGCCTATTTAAAAGATGATGCATTAAAGCAGGCATCCGATTACCTGGAAGAACAGCCGGATCTGGATAAAATATCAGCAATCTGCGGAAAAGTTATCAAAAACGGGAAAATGGATATCAATCACGGAAAATATTATTACAAAAAAGGGATCCGTATCTGTGAAGCATCTATTCCTGCAGAAATGTATGAGAAAAAAGAGTTTGAAATGGGAAGCTTTACTTATGTAGGCACCATTATGAATAAGAAAAAGCTTTTAGAAGCCGGACTGCCTAATAAAGACTACTTTATTTACTGGGATGATCTGGAGCATGGGATCCGCATGAGAAAAACAGGAAAGATTATAGGAGTGCCGGGTATTGTAGCCTATCATGATGTAGGAGAAGAAGGAAGCGGCATTAACTGGAAGCTGTATTATTCCTACCGGAATATGATCGATACCTACCGGAAACATTTCTCCGGAGTCTGCTACGACTATTTCTGTCTGAAGATCCGGGTAAAGATCTTCTTAAATCATATGACAGGGCACAAAAAGCTGGAACTGAACATTCTGGAAGAAGCCTTTAAGAATGCCAGACAGCAGAAATTTGGCCTTCATCCTGTATATAGACCAGGATGGAAACCGGGAGAATAA